In the Gemmatimonadota bacterium genome, CTCGGACTCGCGCCCCAGATAGGGCGGCAGCGGCACACGACCGTAGCGGTCGATCGCGGCGGGGACCGCAAGATCAGTGTGGAGTTCGACGATGCGGAGGCCGTCGGAGAGCGAATCGAGGATCTCCACCCTAAGCGCCCCGGTCGGCCCGACCTCGACGCTGCGACCCGGCTTGAGCTTGCCGCCGGGACGGACAAGTGCCTCCCAACGGCGATCCGTGTCCGGGAGCGGTCGCAGCAGAAGGACCTCGCAGGCTGCGCCGGTGGGCTTCCGGCCGAGAAGGCGGGCGGGAAACACCTTGCTCTCGTTGACGACCAGAAGGTCGCCGGGCCCTACGAGCCGGGCGATCCGCCTGAACCGGGCATGGCGTGGAGCTCCGCGGTCGCCGGTCAGCACGAGCATGCGGCTCTCGTCGCGGCGGTGGGCCGGATAGCGAGCGATCAGCTCGTCGGGAAGGTCGTAGTCGAAGTCCTCCGGGCTGTCGGCCGGCGTCACGAGAAGATCGTGCGCTGCGACCCGCCGGGCGGGCCGTCCCGACCTTGGCCTCCGTCTTCGGGAAAATCCAGATCCAAGTGCCTGAAGGCGCGCACGGTCGCCACTCGCCCCTGCGCGGTACGCTTCATGAACCCTCTCTGGATAAGGAAAGGCTCGTACACCTCCTCAAGCGTGCGGGAATCCTCGCTCATGGCTACCGCGAGCGATGCGAGCCCTACCGGGCCCCCGTCGAATCTCTCGATGAGGGTGCGCAGAAGCTGGGTGTCGGTCTCGTCGAGGCCGTGCTCGTCCACCTCCAGCAGGTCCATGGCGCCGCGGGCCGCTCCGCCGTCGATCACTCCGGTGCCGCGAACCTCGGCGTAGTCGCGCACCCGCCGCAAGAGCCGGTTGGCGACTCGGGGAGTTCCCCGCGACCGGCGCGCGATCGCAAGAATTCCCTCGTCGTCCGCCTTGATCCCGAGGATGCTCGCGCTGCGGGCGGCTATCTCCGCCAAGTCCTCCATCGGGTAGAAGTTGAGCCGTTGAGCGATGCCGAACCGGGCGCGCATGGGTGCCGTCAGCAGACCGAAGCGGGTGGTGGCGCCCACCAGGGTGAAGCGTTCGACCGCCATCGTCATCATCTGTGCCTTGGGGCCGTCCGACATTCGGAGCTCGACCTTCCAATCCTCCATCGCAGGATAGAGGAACTCCTCCGTGTCCGGGCGC is a window encoding:
- the ruvB gene encoding Holliday junction branch migration DNA helicase RuvB encodes the protein MTSRIQVTTPRELPDDRKTEQSLRPTRLSQFVGQKRVRESLSIAIQAAHQRGDPLDHILFHGPAGLGKTTLASLLASEMGVNIRTTSGPALERPADLVGLLTNLRAGDILFIDEIHRLRPDTEEFLYPAMEDWKVELRMSDGPKAQMMTMAVERFTLVGATTRFGLLTAPMRARFGIAQRLNFYPMEDLAEIAARSASILGIKADDEGILAIARRSRGTPRVANRLLRRVRDYAEVRGTGVIDGGAARGAMDLLEVDEHGLDETDTQLLRTLIERFDGGPVGLASLAVAMSEDSRTLEEVYEPFLIQRGFMKRTAQGRVATVRAFRHLDLDFPEDGGQGRDGPPGGSQRTIFS